The following proteins are co-located in the Solanum pennellii chromosome 1, SPENNV200 genome:
- the LOC107007968 gene encoding NADPH-dependent aldehyde reductase 1, chloroplastic isoform X2, whose translation MCSRFLPCSARAFSSTFTTHLISPCNFFTNNTKRRRSYPPVNIIARSMASGGQTFPPQKQETQPGKEHAMDPTPHYSSQDYKPANKLRGKIALVTGGDSGIGRAVCHCFALEGATVAFTYVKSQEEKDAQDTLKLLMQAKAADAKDPMAVPTDLGFDDNCKRVVDEVVNSYGRIDILVNNAAEQYEASSVEEINEERLERVFRTNIFSYFFVTRHALKHMKEGSSIINTTSVNAYKGNAKLLDYTATKGAIVAFTRGLALQLVERGIRVNGVAPGPVWTPLIPASFSEEECANFGKQVPMKRAAQPIEVAPSYVFLASCPESSYITGQVIHPNGGTIVNA comes from the exons ATGTGCTCTCGCTTTCTCCCTTGTTCAGCTAGAGCTTTCTCTTCCACTTTCACTACTCACCTAATTTCTCCCTGCAACTTCTTTACTAACAACACTAAGAGAAGAAGATCATATCCTCCGGTTAATATTATTGCGAGATCAATGGCGTCAGGTGGACAAACATTCCCACCCCAGAAACAAGAAACTCAGCCTGGCAAGGAACATGCCATGGACCCTACTCCTCACTATTCTAGTCAGGATTACAAGCCTGCTAATAAGCTCCGA GGCAAAATAGCGCTGGTGACTGGAGGTGATTCCGGGATTGGACGAGCAGTGTGCCATTGCTTTGCACTGGAGGGTGCAACTGTGGCCTTCACTTACGTCAAGTCTCAAGAAGAGAAGGATGCGCAAGACACACTTAAATTGCTAATGCAAGCCAAGGCAGCGGATGCAAAGGACCCAATGGCGGTGCCAACAGACTTGGGATTCGATGACAATTGCAAGAGAGTGGTTGATGAGGTTGTGAATTCCTATGGCCGGATTGATATTCTGGTGAACAATGCTGCAGAGCAGTACGAGGCTAGTTCTGTTGAGGAGATCAATGAGGAAAGGCTTGAGAGAGTTTTTAGAACTAATATCTTCTCTTACTTTTTTGTCACTAG GCATGCTTTGAAACATATGAAGGAAGGTAGCAGCATAATAAACACAACATCCGTGAATGCATACAAGGGGAATGCAAAACTTCTTGATTACACAGCCACAAAGGGTGCAATTGTTGCATTTACTAGAGGACTTGCCCTTCAGCTTGTGGAGAGGGGCATACGCGTTAATGGTGTTGCCCCTGGCCCGGTTTGGACGCCACTGATTCCAGCTTCGTTTTCTGAAGAGGAATGTGCAAATTTTGGTAAACAAGTGCCAATGAAGAGGGCTGCTCAGCCTATCGAGGTGGCCCCATCATATGTTTTCCTGGCTTCTTGCCCGGAATCCTCCTATATAACTGGCCAAGTCATCCACCCTAATG GTGGGACGATAGTCAATGCTTGA
- the LOC107007968 gene encoding NADPH-dependent aldehyde reductase 1, chloroplastic isoform X1 yields MCSRFLPCSARAFSSTFTTHLISPCNFFTNNTKRRRSYPPVNIIARSMASGGQTFPPQKQETQPGKEHAMDPTPHYSSQDYKPANKLRGKIALVTGGDSGIGRAVCHCFALEGATVAFTYVKSQEEKDAQDTLKLLMQAKAADAKDPMAVPTDLGFDDNCKRVVDEVVNSYGRIDILVNNAAEQYEASSVEEINEERLERVFRTNIFSYFFVTRHALKHMKEGSSIINTTSVNAYKGNAKLLDYTATKGAIVAFTRGLALQLVERGIRVNGVAPGPVWTPLIPASFSEEECANFGKQVPMKRAAQPIEVAPSYVFLASCPESSYITGQVIHPNGMLSLYIAKLLKLKLLCYPWIEHMI; encoded by the exons ATGTGCTCTCGCTTTCTCCCTTGTTCAGCTAGAGCTTTCTCTTCCACTTTCACTACTCACCTAATTTCTCCCTGCAACTTCTTTACTAACAACACTAAGAGAAGAAGATCATATCCTCCGGTTAATATTATTGCGAGATCAATGGCGTCAGGTGGACAAACATTCCCACCCCAGAAACAAGAAACTCAGCCTGGCAAGGAACATGCCATGGACCCTACTCCTCACTATTCTAGTCAGGATTACAAGCCTGCTAATAAGCTCCGA GGCAAAATAGCGCTGGTGACTGGAGGTGATTCCGGGATTGGACGAGCAGTGTGCCATTGCTTTGCACTGGAGGGTGCAACTGTGGCCTTCACTTACGTCAAGTCTCAAGAAGAGAAGGATGCGCAAGACACACTTAAATTGCTAATGCAAGCCAAGGCAGCGGATGCAAAGGACCCAATGGCGGTGCCAACAGACTTGGGATTCGATGACAATTGCAAGAGAGTGGTTGATGAGGTTGTGAATTCCTATGGCCGGATTGATATTCTGGTGAACAATGCTGCAGAGCAGTACGAGGCTAGTTCTGTTGAGGAGATCAATGAGGAAAGGCTTGAGAGAGTTTTTAGAACTAATATCTTCTCTTACTTTTTTGTCACTAG GCATGCTTTGAAACATATGAAGGAAGGTAGCAGCATAATAAACACAACATCCGTGAATGCATACAAGGGGAATGCAAAACTTCTTGATTACACAGCCACAAAGGGTGCAATTGTTGCATTTACTAGAGGACTTGCCCTTCAGCTTGTGGAGAGGGGCATACGCGTTAATGGTGTTGCCCCTGGCCCGGTTTGGACGCCACTGATTCCAGCTTCGTTTTCTGAAGAGGAATGTGCAAATTTTGGTAAACAAGTGCCAATGAAGAGGGCTGCTCAGCCTATCGAGGTGGCCCCATCATATGTTTTCCTGGCTTCTTGCCCGGAATCCTCCTATATAACTGGCCAAGTCATCCACCCTAATGGTATGCTGAGCCTTTACATAGCCAAGTTGCTAAAATTAAAACTACTATGTTATCCTTGGATTGAACATATGATCTGA
- the LOC107030503 gene encoding uncharacterized GPI-anchored protein At3g06035-like: protein MASLRVSPPTFLFLLAPLLILATVNCDDEEGHVLSGINSYRQSHSLPALTKQDKADCLADEIADELENQPCPSGGITPAPASQFAQYPKLLDKCNININTTAEGVILPVCVHDRVATLVLTNYTQSRHAGYLNNSKYTGAGIGTEKDWTVVVLTTNTVGGSFTSGVTSLINISVFGMSTTHYYLMFLLLGLFLAIN from the exons ATGGCGTCACTTCGAGTTTCTCCTCCTACTTTTTTGTTTCTGCTTGCACCGCTCCTTATCTTGGCTACAGTGAACTGCGATG ATGAAGAAGGTCACGTCCTTTCCGGTATCAACAGTTACCGGCAATCCCACAGTTTACCAGCCCTAACGAAGCAGGACAAGGCCGATTGTCTAGCCGATGAAATCGCAGATGAGTTGGAAAATCAACCATGCCCCAGCGGCGGCATTACTCCGGCTCCGGCATCTCAATTTGCTCAGTACCCTAAACTGTTAGACAAGTGCAACATAAACATTAACACGACAGCTGAAGGTGTTATCCTCCCTGTTTGTGTCCACGATCGGGTCGCGACCCTAGTGCTAACGAACTATACTCAGTCTCGGCATGCGGGGTACCTTAACAATTCTAAGTATACTGGAGCTGGAATTGGCACCGAGAAAGACTGGACTGTGGTGGTCTTGACGACGAACACTGTCGGTGGAAGCTTTACTAGTGGAGTAACTAGTTTGATTAATAttagtgtgtttggtatgagtACAACTCATtattatttgatgtttttgttgttaGGTCTCTTCCTAGCTATTAATTGA